The DNA window AATCAAGGTTCTATAGAAATAGGAGAAAGTTTTGGCCTAAGGTCGCTTATAGACTTTGGCATAGAGCCTATCGATTTTACATGGTTCGACACCGGAAATATAGAGCAACTTGAAAAAACAAGAGAGTATTTTGCAAAAAATATAGATGCAAATATCCTGGAAAAAGAAGAAGAAGCCATTTGGTTTGTTGATACGCGTGTAATCAAATTTTCTATTGATAAAAATTTTATACAAGATAGAGTTTATAGGGCTAAATCGCTCGGAAATTTTATTCCTAAGATAGAAAACTCGACCGAAAATATGTATGCATATAAAAAAGTAAATGGTGATGTTTTTTCAAAAAACCCAACTATTTCTACATTTAAATACTTTTTAGATTGGATGGATGGATTTTGGATTAAAAAGGATTTAAATTTACAAGAACAAGTAAAATTTAAAAGCATATGTATGGATTTTTATAAAGAAAAAACTTACAAGAGAGTAAAACAATATTTTACAAATTTTGAGCAGATTGATAGTGAAGAATTTATTAATGAAAATAAAGCACCTAAAATTTTTGATTTACTAGATAAAGTAAATTGGCAAGAGTTATCCAATGGCTTACCGGTTAGGTTTCATGGTGACTTACATTTTGAAAATATTTTAATAAATGATGATGAAAAGGCACCATTTACACTATTGGACTGGAGGCAGAATTTTGGTGGATGCATGGAATATGGAGACATTTATTATGATTTTGGAAAGCTAAATCACGGCATAATAATGTCTCATGAGATAGTTGACAAAAAGTTATTTAATGTTAGTCGTAAATTAAACAATGTTCATTATGATTTTTTAAGAAAGCAAAGTTTGGTTGATTGTGAGCAATATTTTAAAGAATGGATAGAAAATAAAGGATATGATTATACTAAAGTTAGGTTGATGACGGCTATTATTTACTTAAATATAGCAGCTTTGCATCATTATCCTTATAGTTTGCTTTTGTTCTATCTTGGTAAAAATATGTTAAATGAAATTCTAAAGGATAAAGATGAAAACTGAAAAAAGGATGAAATGTGAAATAACTGGTTCCAGTGATATGGAACACCTTTATACGTTTAAAAACTTCCCAGTGTTCATGGGTTGTACCAATCAAGACAAAAAAGATGACATTTTGCACGATATGAGCTGGAGTATATCAAAGAGTAGTGGTATCATACAACTTGATGAACTTCTACCTCTTGATATTCTTTATCCAGAAGCTCATGGTGCTGGTATTATAGGCGATTTGTGGCTGAAACATCATTTGCAATTTGCAAAATTTATATCAAATTACTCTCCTAAAAGTGTGATTGAAATAGGTGGTGGCTCTGGGATATTATCCAAGGAGTACCAAAAAAATAATGATATTGATTGGACCATTGTAGAGCCAAATCCAACTCCAATTGATGGCGTTAAGGCCAAATTTGTAAAATGTTTTTTTGATGAAAAATTTAAATTTAATCATGAATATGATGCGATACTTCATTCTCATGTATTTGAGCATATTTATCATCCAAATATTTTTGTAAAACATATTGCTAACTTCATGAAAGAAGGAAAAAGATTAATATTTAGTGTGCCAAACATGCAAGCGTGGCTAGAAAGAAAGTATACAAATTGTATAAATTTTGAACATACTATTTTTCTTTCAGAGCCTTATATAGAATATCTTCTTAACAGTAATGGTTTTATTTTGGAGAAAAAAGAATACTTTTTGGATGACCACAGTATATTTTATAGTTTTATAAAAAGTAAAAAATCAGCAAGTCAAATTACCAAGCTTGACAAAAATTTATATAAGAAAAACAAGGATCTTTATTTGGAATATTTGTGTTACTATAAAAAACTAGTAACCAAGATAAATAAGCAAATAGAAAGTAGCAATAAAGATATATTTTTATTTGGAGCCCATATTTTCACGCAATATCTTATTTCTTTTGGTCTTGATGTAAATAAAATAAAACTTATATTAGATAATAATCCAGATAAGCAAGGAAAGAGACTTTACGGAACAGATCTTTTTGTTGCCTCACCAAAAATCTTAAAAGATAATAACAATTCTTCAGTGATATTACAGGCAGGAGTTTATAATAAAGAAATCAAAGATGATATTTTAAACAACATTAATAAGAATATTGAGTTTTTGGAGTAGTTTTAAAATAGATGAAAAAAATTATATTTTATAACCCATATATAGAGCAGTGGTATGGTAAAAATGTTTTTAATTTTGTAACAAGAAGACAGCATATGCATAAATATTGGTATATTCTAGAAAACATAATAAAAAAATACTACAGTAATGTTTATATATATCTTGATCTTAAAGAAAATTCCTTTTATAGAACCTTTTTTAAAAGTCCTTTTATTTGTAAAATATTTGCATTATTTGAATTTTTGTTTTGGTGTGTTTTAAATAAAGTAAATTTTTTTAAATTAAATATAATTTTTAATATAGATGGTGTAGAACGTGAAGATGCTTTGGTAGCGTTTGCCTTTAAAAATATAAAAGATGATTTTAAAATGGTGCAATTTTCTAAAGCTAAATGTAAGAAATTTTTTTTTCTAAACCATTATCATATTTATACTAGTAAGATTTCTGATAACCTTAAAAAGGTTGGTGTTTATAGATTTTTGGCTGAAAGCGATTTAGCTAAAAATAGTGAATATTTTAAACATTACTTTCAATGGTATAAAAATAGTGTTCTGCTATTGCCATATGTTTATAATAAAAGATTTATGTTACTTAATGATTTTAATATGCGAGAAAATTTATGTTTGGCAACAGGAAGTCTATTTTATTTTAAAAGAACTGAAGATATTATTGACTGTATAGATTTTTACAATACCGATACTCTCCATCCAATGAGAAAAGAAATTTATGAAAAGCAAGATGAACTCAAGGATGTGATTTTTTCTAGGATATCTGACCTTACTAGTGAAATTCAATCAAAAGAGGTTTTAGGAAAAAGTATTATAAAAGATTTTTTTGCAAAAATTTACAACCTATTTTATGTAAAACAAAAAGAATATTATAAGTTTGATATGGTTAATGAATATAATAAATATAAAATGTTTATAGTGCCAGAAGAGATTACTGGATTGCCAGCTATAGGCTTTGTTGAAGGAATGGCATGCGGTGCAGCTTTTATCGGTTTAAGTAGTCCT is part of the Campylobacter concisus genome and encodes:
- a CDS encoding phosphotransferase; the encoded protein is MKYKVLIASAGLGNRLKGMTKNVNKALISVAHKPAISYIIDKFDKDIEFVIPVGYKAQTVKDCLKLAYPDRKFTFVDIDLYQGDGSGLGYTIMKCQDKLQCPFIFTSNDTIVLENIKPPIHNWMGQADTDDNSQYRTIVSKNSHVIEICPKGSKSGKAYIGLAGIFNYKEFWDAMNDGVNQGSIEIGESFGLRSLIDFGIEPIDFTWFDTGNIEQLEKTREYFAKNIDANILEKEEEAIWFVDTRVIKFSIDKNFIQDRVYRAKSLGNFIPKIENSTENMYAYKKVNGDVFSKNPTISTFKYFLDWMDGFWIKKDLNLQEQVKFKSICMDFYKEKTYKRVKQYFTNFEQIDSEEFINENKAPKIFDLLDKVNWQELSNGLPVRFHGDLHFENILINDDEKAPFTLLDWRQNFGGCMEYGDIYYDFGKLNHGIIMSHEIVDKKLFNVSRKLNNVHYDFLRKQSLVDCEQYFKEWIENKGYDYTKVRLMTAIIYLNIAALHHYPYSLLLFYLGKNMLNEILKDKDEN
- a CDS encoding glycosyltransferase, with amino-acid sequence MKKIIFYNPYIEQWYGKNVFNFVTRRQHMHKYWYILENIIKKYYSNVYIYLDLKENSFYRTFFKSPFICKIFALFEFLFWCVLNKVNFFKLNIIFNIDGVEREDALVAFAFKNIKDDFKMVQFSKAKCKKFFFLNHYHIYTSKISDNLKKVGVYRFLAESDLAKNSEYFKHYFQWYKNSVLLLPYVYNKRFMLLNDFNMRENLCLATGSLFYFKRTEDIIDCIDFYNTDTLHPMRKEIYEKQDELKDVIFSRISDLTSEIQSKEVLGKSIIKDFFAKIYNLFYVKQKEYYKFDMVNEYNKYKMFIVPEEITGLPAIGFVEGMACGAAFIGLSSPIYKDMGLIENFHYISYDGSLKDLVKKIRYFQLHNDELQRIAKNGYEFVINNFNGEKIAQQFLNYLNNV
- a CDS encoding class I SAM-dependent methyltransferase, whose amino-acid sequence is MKTEKRMKCEITGSSDMEHLYTFKNFPVFMGCTNQDKKDDILHDMSWSISKSSGIIQLDELLPLDILYPEAHGAGIIGDLWLKHHLQFAKFISNYSPKSVIEIGGGSGILSKEYQKNNDIDWTIVEPNPTPIDGVKAKFVKCFFDEKFKFNHEYDAILHSHVFEHIYHPNIFVKHIANFMKEGKRLIFSVPNMQAWLERKYTNCINFEHTIFLSEPYIEYLLNSNGFILEKKEYFLDDHSIFYSFIKSKKSASQITKLDKNLYKKNKDLYLEYLCYYKKLVTKINKQIESSNKDIFLFGAHIFTQYLISFGLDVNKIKLILDNNPDKQGKRLYGTDLFVASPKILKDNNNSSVILQAGVYNKEIKDDILNNINKNIEFLE